CGCGGCGGTCGGGCGCCAGCGTGCGGGGACGGCGAGGACGGCGAGGAGGCCCAGCGTCATCGACGCGGTGGCGTGGCCGCTGGGCCACGAGGCGGCGGCGATCTGCCCGCCCCCGAGCCACTCGTCGTAGCGCGGCTGGGCCAGCAGCGGCTTGAGCGTCTGGGTGGTCAGGCCGGTGAGGAAGAGCACCGCGACGATCGCCACCGCGACCCGCGGCCGTCCCCGCCCCGCGGCCACCGCCGCCAGGGCGAACCCGATGAGCCCGTAGGGCACGGGGTCGGCCAGGTGTGCGACGCGGTCGATCAGCGCGGTGCGCTGCGGCTCGTTGAGGGCGACGAAGCCCTGGAGCGCCGCGCTGTCGTGCCAGTGGGCGATCGGCACGAGGTAGGCCAGCACGCCGGTGAGCGCCAGGAGGACCAGGCAGGCCCCGGAGGCCAGCAGCCAGGTGCGCGGTCGGCGGATCACGCCCTCCAGGCTAGGCCCGGCGCCTCAACGCCGCCTGAGCAGCAGGGGTCACACACCTGCAGCCGGCCGGTGTCGCACTTCGCGCGCGTGCGCGAGGGACGGCGGCGCGCGCGTCGAACCCCAAAGGCGACATGGCCGCCGTCACGATCTTCGCCGCCGGGCCCGACCTGGCCCCGCTCCCCGCCGAGCCCGACCCGGTGGAGCCGCCGGTGGCCACCGCGCCGGACCTCGAGCCCGCGCCGGTCGTCGTCGAGCTGCCGCGGATGCCCGACGGCTGGTCGGCCGCCACCTCGGCGCTCGTCAAGCGCGCCGCCCCGCGCCGCACGACGCGGCCCCGCAGCGCCGGCGACGTCCCCGCGCTCGCCGGCACCGAGGTCCGCGACAGCGACGGCATCCCCGTCGGCCACGTCCTGGCGC
The DNA window shown above is from Conexibacter sp. SYSU D00693 and carries:
- a CDS encoding phosphatase PAP2 family protein, encoding MIRRPRTWLLASGACLVLLALTGVLAYLVPIAHWHDSAALQGFVALNEPQRTALIDRVAHLADPVPYGLIGFALAAVAAGRGRPRVAVAIVAVLFLTGLTTQTLKPLLAQPRYDEWLGGGQIAAASWPSGHATASMTLGLLAVLAVPARWRPTAAALGGMFAVAVSFAILALGWHFPSDVVGGYLVAGTWVALAGAALTAASRRWPERPRPEQPAGPRDVLPAVGLAVAALTGAVAVAASRPRAVQDFAAEHTNFVFGALTITVAATVLAVLATIAATRTRSAA